In the genome of Gloeotrichia echinulata CP02, one region contains:
- a CDS encoding ATP-binding protein, giving the protein MYNEEPATLQMEVQLSVQGFQTSPDQEWLPKAPEDLESYQDSSVTLQEVLVRYQKREHLFNLLRKRMHSCDQLEALLQFVLPQVQQLLQTDWIIIYRFHPSGGQIAFDSVGKPLKPLTDLDIENTRPRETLITTSKNLFSPIPNPLQITANLAVPILLNTENQLWGLLIVHDCRHSRQWERWEIESLEQISLEIAIAIQQSQLSQQVQQQREQRQLDEIQAQQTSQQLNITLEALQSTQKQLLQNEKMANVGQIVADMAKEINNPINFIYANLQPASQYAEDLIKVIELYQYYYPTPTAVIASHLQKLDLGFLKTDLLKLMWSMRSGSDRLKEIVFALQNFSSLDEGKMKKANLHQGINSVLVILQHRLKPQPNRFGIEVIKDFGELPLVECYPGELNHVFMNILNNAIDALEERMQYDESFIPKIRIFTKIVRNHLSLVSSDEIINIGKGLNENCKIIIHISDNGKGMLPHVKRHIFEPFFTTKTVDKAKGIGLSISHKIIVEKHKGKLKCNSKIGQGTEFIIEMNTRVKRYANSRNMASF; this is encoded by the coding sequence ATGTATAACGAAGAACCCGCTACCCTCCAGATGGAAGTTCAACTTTCAGTACAAGGCTTCCAAACTTCCCCAGATCAAGAGTGGCTACCTAAAGCCCCAGAAGACTTAGAGAGTTACCAAGACTCATCAGTAACCTTACAAGAAGTTTTAGTGCGGTATCAAAAACGAGAGCATCTGTTTAACCTCCTGCGAAAACGGATGCACTCTTGTGATCAACTAGAAGCATTGCTGCAATTTGTATTACCACAAGTGCAGCAGTTATTGCAAACTGACTGGATCATAATTTATCGCTTTCACCCAAGCGGTGGCCAGATAGCTTTTGACTCAGTGGGAAAACCATTGAAACCCTTGACAGATTTGGATATTGAAAATACACGTCCACGAGAAACCCTCATAACGACAAGTAAAAATCTCTTTTCCCCAATCCCGAATCCCTTACAGATCACAGCCAATTTAGCAGTTCCGATTCTGTTGAACACAGAAAATCAATTGTGGGGACTGTTGATTGTCCATGACTGTCGTCATTCGCGTCAGTGGGAGAGATGGGAAATAGAGTCTCTAGAACAAATAAGTCTAGAAATTGCGATCGCCATTCAACAATCCCAACTCTCCCAACAAGTCCAACAACAAAGGGAGCAACGCCAGTTGGACGAAATCCAAGCACAGCAAACATCACAACAATTAAATATTACCTTAGAAGCGCTCCAATCTACCCAAAAGCAATTATTGCAGAATGAGAAAATGGCTAATGTCGGTCAAATAGTGGCAGATATGGCTAAAGAAATTAACAACCCCATCAACTTTATATATGCCAATCTCCAGCCCGCTAGTCAATACGCTGAAGACTTAATCAAGGTAATTGAACTTTACCAATACTACTATCCCACACCGACCGCCGTCATAGCCTCACATCTGCAAAAACTCGACCTCGGTTTTCTCAAGACAGACTTGCTAAAATTAATGTGGTCGATGCGATCTGGATCTGATCGCCTCAAAGAAATCGTTTTCGCCTTGCAGAATTTTTCGAGCTTGGATGAAGGTAAAATGAAAAAAGCTAACCTCCATCAAGGAATTAATAGTGTACTGGTAATTTTACAACATCGTCTAAAACCACAGCCTAATAGATTTGGGATTGAAGTAATTAAAGACTTCGGGGAATTACCCTTAGTCGAGTGTTATCCTGGTGAGCTAAATCACGTATTTATGAATATCTTAAATAATGCCATTGATGCCCTAGAAGAAAGAATGCAATATGATGAATCCTTCATTCCTAAAATTCGGATTTTTACAAAAATTGTCCGTAATCATTTATCATTAGTCAGTAGTGATGAAATCATAAATATTGGTAAAGGCTTGAACGAGAATTGCAAAATAATAATTCATATCTCCGACAATGGAAAAGGTATGCTTCCCCATGTTAAAAGACATATATTTGAGCCATTTTTTACTACCAAAACAGTAGATAAAGCCAAAGGAATAGGACTATCAATTAGTCATAAAATTATTGTTGAAAAACATAAAGGCAAACTCAAGTGTAACTCAAAAATAGGTCAAGGAACGGAGTTTATTATTGAGATGAATACAAGAGTAAAACGCTATGCAAATAGCAGAAACATGGCTAGCTTTTAG
- a CDS encoding cytochrome b/b6 domain-containing protein — MTSTISSKPRKLPTQAIGAKIFHSGNIISLFIMLTSGLQIYNANPVFGGRAGFHIPPIFTLGGWLAGGRHWHFLAMWLFSLNLLWYGIYILITRRWRHRFLGVNDINALQKSHNPQRLIYAWHRLVYTAIFPILILALFTGIGMYKPAQFPWIVDLFGSWQALRIVHFSSVPLVIIFVVIHSLLGRKAGGIELTESMFW; from the coding sequence ATGACTTCAACCATTTCCTCTAAACCTCGAAAATTACCAACCCAAGCAATAGGAGCCAAGATTTTCCACTCAGGTAATATCATTAGCTTGTTTATCATGCTCACCAGCGGACTACAAATTTATAACGCCAACCCGGTTTTTGGTGGACGTGCAGGTTTTCACATTCCGCCGATATTTACCCTAGGAGGTTGGCTCGCAGGAGGTAGACACTGGCATTTTTTGGCAATGTGGTTATTTTCGCTGAATCTGTTGTGGTATGGGATTTATATTTTAATTACCCGACGCTGGCGACATCGGTTTTTGGGTGTTAATGATATTAATGCATTACAAAAAAGTCATAATCCCCAACGTCTAATTTATGCTTGGCATCGCCTTGTTTATACAGCAATATTTCCGATTTTAATCCTGGCTTTATTTACAGGAATAGGCATGTATAAACCTGCTCAATTCCCCTGGATTGTGGATTTATTTGGTAGTTGGCAAGCATTAAGAATAGTCCACTTCTCTTCGGTGCCACTGGTGATTATATTTGTGGTAATTCACTCTTTGTTAGGGCGTAAAGCCGGAGGTATTGAGCTAACAGAATCAATGTTTTGGTAA